In Rhodamnia argentea isolate NSW1041297 chromosome 1, ASM2092103v1, whole genome shotgun sequence, the genomic window TAGCTTATACATGATCTTGGTTTCTTTTTCAGGAAACAGCCATATCTAATGCCTGGTACGAGGTTCTGTCAGTGCTACACTTGATGGCAATGCTAGCATTATCTCAGGCCAACTTACTGCTCCTTCCAAGAACATCTGCTGATGGTTACCAGGCCAAAGTTTCAGAAGGTAGGTCTTTTAAGAAGCCTTCCTCTTCCGTCACGCATCACATCCTCTAGAGGAATTAAATAATAAGGCACCTTAAATTGGAAGTTTAGGAAAGGATCAGCTAATCAAGATTGAGAAGATAGGTTAAGTTTGCAAACTGATCTAGATAAGCTGACCATTAACTAGCTTTCAATGTGTTCTtatgatagtttttttttttttttttggtaaggttgttCTTATGATAGTTGGTGCTTCAGAAAATCATGAATTGATGTGTGGGTTTTGGATGGAAATATTTGTTGGAGGATACTATCCATATTCTTTCCCCATGTTATGGAATGGCATGAGACAGTCATGGCCTCACATTAAAGGCACTTATGCAATCAGAAGTGCATTTGCAAAAGTGATCTAGCAAATTTCCAACCTTCAAGCTGTTCACCTGCTAGAATTCTTGACAGCCCCCTGCTTTTGCATGAAAAGAACGATAATTGTTGATATTCGGACTTGATGACATCTTATCGGAAGTAGTAGTATAAATTCATCATGGCTGTCAATCTAATCCATTTTTTGCTGCGACAGTTATGaattttggagcaaaattgCATGATTGATTAAATGAGAAGCTAGATGATTGAGACGAGTGTGAAATGCATCAGGTTACCGGACAAGAAAGAGTATAGTTGTGTAATTGAAAGAGGAAGGTCAGCAGTACAGAAAAGGCCATTGTATCGAAGTAGAAGGTAAAAGAAGAAACTTGATGTCTATAATGCAAATCAATAGTAACTCTTAGAACTTGGATTAACAGATTGGTACTAGAGTGAACGATAGAATGAAATCCTTTGATGTTTCGTTCCTAATATGACTGCTGCTCTGTGCACCTCTGCTCAAGATATATTCGTCCAGTAGCTCTGATCTTGTTTTTGGTtgtatcatctctctctctctctctctctctcaacaggAAACAGGCGAGCTTCCGTTGACATATTCTTGAAGGCAGCGGGGTATCTGGACTGTGCTGTTCGGCATGTCCTACCACAGTTATCGGCTGAACTCAGGTTTGCTATATCTGTGATATTGTCATGACATGTTTATGCTGGAAGTACAATTCATCTTGTAATTCCCTTTTTGTATCATATTTATAGGAGAGAATTACCAGTAGACCTTGCAGAAGGGGTTCTTCGAGCACTTTGCCTCCAAGCACTGGGGCAGGTACTCTTCTTATATTGTATATAGCAATTGATAAACCATTAGGCTAATTGTGTCTCTTCCAAACTCATTTGTTAATCAGTGCTTCTACAAAGAAAACCAGGTCGATACACAACAGGTGTAACATTACTTTAAGACCCAAACAAATTGTTGGAGATACTTTTTTTAAGACTTTCTTCTAAATTTACCTATGTCTTCTGCGCGATTTTCTTTAACTTGTCGTATATTGAAGGAAGATGGAGGGATTAAATCATGCTTAATATGAAAATCCAAACAAGAATCACTTTCTCTCTATATTCTTGATCCttttaagattttcctttgaGCTTCCGAATTATTAGTTAACTTCTGGAGAATTCAGTGAGGAACTAatctttttgatgttttgagaGTTGGTACAATCACATGTTATTCCTACTGATGTtctacatttttatttttaatgatatttgttGAAGCAATTTGAAATCCATTCTGGAAACTGAATTTTCCGTTCTTTTGAAGTTCATTTAATAGTTTCTCCCACACTAATGATAGTTGGGGATTTGCTCTCCGATGTTTGGTGTAGGGTGCAGATGTCCAACTTGGAATGGCAATCGAGAGCACAAAAGCCACCCTGGCAGTCAAACGTAGGCTTGCTTGTGAGATCGTAAAGTACTGGCAGCAGGTATATGTCAAATCCCGTCTTATAATATTTGACCACGCGTCACCCATGAATCTGAGATAAGACTCAGATTTACGGTGGATGGTCAAAATGTTTTGCACTCCGTTCAATATTTATTGGCTTGGATAAGGTTTCTCTGATTTTCATGTTGGAGCTCCTCTTTCAGTGCAGTTCAAAACGTCTCACTCACTATggctggaaaagaaaaaaatgtctaGGAACAATTAATCTAATGTATTGCATCGTTTGGTTTGTTCTTGCTTGGAGTACTTTTATTCATCTTCTCTAGAGTAGTTCTGTGGTGAATCACTTGAGCATCTCCATGCATAGTGAGATGTGTCCACAGCATCCTGGTAGCGTGGTACAAGTGAAGTGGAACAGCAAAGACTCCCTTATCGTTCTTTTTCAGAGTCTGAACTTGAATAATGGAAATGCAATTAGTTATTTAAGCACTTCAACAACAATGAATCGTGTAATATGCTGTTGAAGTCCTATATGAAAGGTACCATCATTTCTAATTCTACATACGTATGGAGTGTGGACATTCATGTACAAGAGTATTAATCCATAAGCTTCATATGCATTTGTACATATTAGTAGTGTGTATATTAATTTGTGTTGTCCGCCATAATATGTAAATGCATTTCTATATCCTTATTATGTTAGTGAGTatcaagaaaacaagaaaaataggTCTGCATTGGTAGATCATTCATGCATTCAGCCTTTCGCTGGTCATCTTTTTAGATAGGTTGTTTCCTCCATGTATTTATTGGCATATGCGACTATGTAACAACAACCTTGGCAACACGTGTGTCTATAATCCTATTGGCAACTGTTGATGTACCTTGAGGGACCTGGTGTTTTAATTCATGTGTTTGCAGAATTCCTTAAAAACCTAGTTCATACCGTATAAGTTTTTCCTACTCTCATGCCACGTTACCTATGTCCTATTAAACTAACTTCTTTGTTGTTAGTCTTTAATGGGGAATTGATTGTTCTGCACATCTTCCTTTATAGGCTCAAGATAACCTAATGAACCTTCCTTTGACAAATGGTTGGGCAGAAAAGCATCGTCTTTACGTGAAGTGGAAATATAATGAAGCGAAGGTATGACGTGATGTATCATTCCCTGTTTACTTTTCTCCCTAGCTCAGGTTATGTTTGCAGAACTTCTAAATGTAATTGCTTCATTTGTGGTCTCTTTATCATTCTTGAAAGACGACATGATATTTAGGTTTGCATATCTGATCAACTCTGCACGGTGATTGGCAACATGTAATCTGTACACTGAAGAATTTATCAAGAGAGAGAAACCGAAGTCCtggatggaaaattttcttctGGATTGTGGATGATAAGCTAATTATCAACTtctaaattgcatttttttcacattataCTGATGACTGTCTGATTATTGTGGTTTGAGTGAGTTACTTATGACAATAGAGATGTCATACTTGATCTGCTATCAAACTAAAGGCGAATCTTTTGATCGCATGGAGAAGTGAGGATTCTGGTTGTATTCATGGCATTTTTGACAGTTTAACCGAATTAAAAATAGCAATGGAAGAAGTTGGATCCAAAGAATGATTTGGCTTATGATTACTCTTTGAAGAGGATTAATGTTCCAATATCATACAAATGGCAGAAAGAAACTTAAATTCCCTTTCCAATATTTTGTCCTTGGCCTGTTGAACTAGTCACACTTCTCATGTAGAAATTTCAACTCCTATTCGATTCTTCTTATGAAAAACCATTGATGCAGAATGGAAGGATGTAACCAGGCCATATCTACTGTATGAGTGGACAGACCAGACAAGCGTGTTTTGTTTGCTACAATAGCAGCACTAGAAATATTTAATGGGAAATGTAAGATATCAGAATTCCAAATATGGAAGTAATTATTCTATGAAGACTTGCTTGCCATCACTAAATTGAGGAGTCACAGGGCTAAAATCCCCCTACAGCATGTACTGGTTTTTAGTGTAGTTggtaaaatgattgcttatatcacaTTTGTGCATCAGCAATACAGTGAGACTATTCCTAAAATCTTTTCAATCAGGCTGCAGCATATTATTACCATGGATTGATTCTGGATGAGGGAAACACAGAGAAGTCTCATGGAATGGCAGTAGCTGCTTTACAAGCGGCAGATGAATATCTGAAAGAAAGCAAGAAGGTCTCAGAGGCATTTAATGCGACGACTCCTCTTTCAAGGTAATCTGGTTAAGCATTTTACCTTTTCCTTTCAATGCATTAGCTAGTTTTAGTTGATTGGCTTGCCAATATATAAATTTTCTTATGGATGTAATTTACTGCGAActtttaccccttttttttttttgcctcgaaCCGAATAAATTGATATGGTATAGACCACACAGATGTCCTCATATGCTTCAGTAGTACAGGAAAGATGCGTTTTTAGGCAAattaatcttctttttctttccaggGCAAGCAGATATGAGTTAGTGCACAGTAGAGAATTTTGA contains:
- the LOC115757250 gene encoding uncharacterized protein LOC115757250 isoform X1, translating into MGCLVSTPKDSGGNRRIPGNIGEISVYVPGLRIPKSVDFSQSLGNHLSRNLVERLSALRTRIVVMAGQEAPTITRTRRKSATQHGGSTLADLLQALEDYLPVLLGIVKDGSPLQHKVSFVWINQEDDAEETAISNAWYEVLSVLHLMAMLALSQANLLLLPRTSADGYQAKVSEGNRRASVDIFLKAAGYLDCAVRHVLPQLSAELRRELPVDLAEGVLRALCLQALGQGADVQLGMAIESTKATLAVKRRLACEIVKYWQQAQDNLMNLPLTNGWAEKHRLYVKWKYNEAKAAAYYYHGLILDEGNTEKSHGMAVAALQAADEYLKESKKVSEAFNATTPLSRNPPPWGTMKFLCEKVPKDTSSKVRINRDLYTYEKVMETAPTLPDFALALKPDDYQLPPVDNCWDENNVNGGHLGPGQQPERQKMM
- the LOC115757250 gene encoding uncharacterized protein LOC115757250 isoform X2, with the translated sequence MGCLVSTPKDSGGNRRIPGNIGEISVYVPGLRIPKSVDFSQSLGNHLSRNLVERLSALRTRIVVMAGQEAPTITRTRRKSATQHGGSTLADLLQALEDYLPVLLGIVKDGSPLQHKVSFVWINQEDDAEETAISNAWYEVLSVLHLMAMLALSQANLLLLPRTSADGYQAKVSEGNRRASVDIFLKAAGYLDCAVRHVLPQLSAELRRELPVDLAEGVLRALCLQALGQGADVQLGMAIESTKATLAVKRRLACEIVKYWQQAQDNLMNLPLTNGWAEKHRLYVKWKYNEAKAAAYYYHGLILDEGNTEKSHGMAVAALQAADEYLKESKKVSEAFNATTPLSR